One part of the Chryseobacterium sp. 7 genome encodes these proteins:
- a CDS encoding discoidin domain-containing protein, whose translation MDEDIKTYWSAKTGNSGEWFQTDLGEVSTINAIQINYADQDAEFMGKTLGKMHQYKIYGSNDGKKWNVIVDKSKNTKDVPHDYVELEQPAKARFLKMENLKMPTGKFALSGFRVFGKGAGKQPAKVEGFVPLRADPKKYGERRSIWMKWQQNPDADGYVIYWGKSPDKMYGSIMVYGKNEYFFTGADRTDSYYFQIEAFNSNGVSERTAVSKSE comes from the coding sequence GTGGATGAAGATATCAAAACATATTGGAGTGCCAAAACCGGAAATTCCGGAGAGTGGTTCCAGACGGATTTAGGGGAAGTTTCTACCATTAATGCTATTCAGATTAATTATGCGGATCAGGATGCTGAATTCATGGGGAAAACCTTGGGGAAAATGCATCAGTATAAAATCTATGGCTCCAATGACGGTAAAAAATGGAATGTGATTGTAGATAAAAGTAAAAATACAAAAGACGTTCCTCATGATTATGTTGAACTTGAACAACCTGCAAAAGCCCGTTTCCTGAAAATGGAAAACCTGAAAATGCCAACAGGGAAATTCGCATTAAGCGGTTTCAGAGTCTTTGGAAAAGGAGCGGGGAAGCAACCTGCAAAAGTGGAAGGTTTTGTACCTCTAAGAGCGGATCCGAAAAAATACGGCGAAAGAAGAAGTATTTGGATGAAATGGCAGCAGAATCCTGACGCAGACGGATATGTAATCTATTGGGGGAAATCTCCGGATAAAATGTACGGAAGTATTATGGTCTATGGAAAGAACGAATATTTCTTTACAGGTGCAGACAGAACAGATTCTTATTACTTCCAGATTGAAGCTTTCAACTCGAATGGTGTTTCAGAAAGAACAGCTGTTTCAAAATCAGAATAA
- a CDS encoding outer membrane beta-barrel family protein, translating into MEGGMIAARQSFDFNLKKIIGDWTIVAEVSDLFNQSFYRVEGVQPNGKYNNITNFNYPRLMSIGVTYNFGNQKLKKAREMKSANDAVKSRT; encoded by the coding sequence ATGGAAGGAGGTATGATCGCTGCCAGACAAAGCTTTGATTTTAATCTGAAAAAAATCATCGGCGACTGGACAATTGTAGCCGAGGTGAGCGACTTATTCAATCAAAGCTTCTACAGAGTTGAAGGGGTACAACCTAACGGAAAGTATAATAACATCACCAACTTTAATTATCCAAGATTGATGAGCATTGGAGTTACTTACAATTTCGGAAATCAGAAACTGAAAAAAGCAAGGGAAATGAAATCAGCCAACGATGCCGTAAAATCAAGAACCTAA
- a CDS encoding alpha/beta hydrolase, with amino-acid sequence MKKDIKIILFFLCLFLSGISCTEKKIKLGKDISFDKEENIHYGNSTEQVMDLYIPGKKTTRKKDIFIIIHGGGWRAGNKSQLSFFTLSMMQRFPDHIFANINYRLASENHYGLPDQMNDIKKVSGFLEKKFTYSPTFILIGNSAGGHLSMLYAYKFDIDKKVKAVINIVGPADLSDPGFKNYQEYSFVERRLVDPRIPEPGTSRIAFASPVRWIGQSSPPTLSYYGNSDRVIPSTQGKILDSVLNKNHVLHESYQFNGGHLDWDKNPHDQFLIDKIEAFLKKTDKK; translated from the coding sequence ATGAAAAAAGATATAAAGATTATTTTGTTTTTCCTCTGCCTATTTCTTTCAGGAATAAGCTGCACAGAAAAAAAAATAAAACTGGGCAAAGATATCAGCTTTGATAAAGAGGAAAATATTCATTACGGAAACAGTACTGAACAGGTTATGGATCTTTATATTCCTGGCAAAAAAACAACGCGTAAAAAAGATATTTTCATCATTATTCATGGTGGCGGCTGGCGTGCCGGGAATAAATCTCAGCTCAGTTTTTTCACACTTTCCATGATGCAGAGGTTTCCTGATCATATTTTTGCCAACATAAATTACAGACTGGCATCAGAAAACCATTACGGACTGCCCGATCAGATGAATGATATTAAAAAGGTCTCCGGTTTTTTAGAAAAGAAATTTACCTACAGCCCTACATTCATTTTAATAGGAAACAGTGCCGGCGGCCATTTATCTATGCTATATGCTTATAAATTCGATATAGATAAAAAAGTAAAGGCTGTTATTAATATTGTTGGCCCTGCCGACCTTTCAGATCCGGGGTTCAAAAACTATCAGGAATATTCTTTTGTGGAAAGAAGACTTGTAGATCCTCGTATACCGGAACCGGGAACCTCCAGGATAGCTTTTGCCAGCCCTGTCAGATGGATTGGCCAAAGCTCCCCTCCTACTTTATCTTACTACGGAAATTCGGATCGTGTTATCCCTTCAACACAAGGAAAAATCTTGGATTCTGTATTAAATAAGAACCATGTACTTCATGAGTCTTATCAGTTCAATGGCGGCCATTTGGATTGGGATAAAAATCCACACGATCAATTTCTTATCGATAAAATAGAAGCATTTCTAAAAAAAACAGACAAAAAATAA
- a CDS encoding outer membrane beta-barrel family protein: MKTQILIAALFFGGLVTAQQKKDSMKVNAIDAVNIKKQVFKKQGDRLVYDVASSSIAKGTNTFNLLKQTPMISSIDGKTLKILGKNDAVIYINNKKTNMDSEALIEMLKSTPSEDIQKIEVITVPGSEFQVESKEGVINIVMKKSKNNGYNGTLKMQNEQAYYNNPNAGASFNFRQGKWSGNSNFRMGSWTDRQRYTLSNGDSTFKNESFGFNDDPNKNFGGGFNIDYEINKKHSLGFSYNMRYNKSFNSVLDITNWQNGVLNNRTVNNEDAQTRNYSFNLNYEMKTDSLGSKLTSNVSYLWFNRDKVSFNESFPLTNDTINKYSALHQAVPQIINNYAANIDYLKKTAKGATWLMGISYNHTNTDNDTKQDKLTKGEFIIDPNQTNHFIYKENILGIYLNYERKLTEKISGKIGARYEMTRSTGDIVDKTGFERNYNNLLPYLNLNYAISSEHNLSYTFSSRIRRPRFWELNPSRTYFTPTNYTQNNPFILASKYYNQELNYMYKNAFYANLSFNMVEDAAASDLIPLQGTVTAPKKDAKGKIIKDIKGNPIMETTRFLRYIRTNYGKNREIALTLGMNKSWFKDIWTTNYSVNLGYVTYKGGVFEDPTSMPVPGETEVVDPYIIDVKNYNMSATFNNVIRLSSKKTGSWELTTSSQARLPWKEV, from the coding sequence ATGAAAACTCAAATTCTTATTGCAGCACTATTTTTCGGCGGACTTGTAACGGCCCAACAGAAAAAAGACAGTATGAAAGTAAATGCTATTGATGCAGTGAATATCAAGAAACAAGTTTTCAAAAAACAAGGTGACCGTTTAGTGTATGATGTAGCATCTTCATCTATCGCTAAAGGAACCAACACTTTCAATCTTTTGAAGCAAACGCCAATGATTTCAAGTATCGACGGAAAAACGTTAAAGATTCTGGGAAAAAATGATGCGGTAATCTACATAAATAATAAAAAAACCAATATGGACTCTGAGGCGTTGATTGAAATGCTGAAGTCTACTCCATCTGAGGACATCCAGAAAATTGAAGTGATTACAGTTCCGGGAAGTGAATTTCAGGTGGAATCCAAAGAAGGGGTCATCAATATTGTAATGAAAAAAAGCAAGAATAACGGTTACAACGGAACGTTGAAAATGCAGAATGAGCAGGCATATTACAATAACCCTAATGCAGGAGCTTCTTTTAACTTCAGACAAGGTAAATGGTCTGGTAATTCCAATTTCAGAATGGGAAGCTGGACAGACAGACAAAGATATACACTTTCCAATGGAGATTCTACTTTCAAAAATGAATCATTTGGATTTAATGATGATCCTAATAAAAATTTTGGAGGAGGTTTCAATATTGATTACGAGATCAATAAAAAACACAGTCTTGGCTTCTCCTACAACATGAGATACAATAAAAGTTTCAATTCTGTACTGGATATTACCAACTGGCAAAATGGAGTATTAAATAACAGAACAGTCAATAACGAGGATGCACAGACCAGAAATTATTCTTTTAATTTGAATTATGAGATGAAAACGGATTCACTTGGAAGTAAGCTTACGTCAAACGTTTCTTACCTGTGGTTCAACAGGGATAAAGTAAGTTTCAATGAAAGTTTTCCTCTAACAAATGATACGATTAACAAATATTCTGCATTACATCAGGCTGTACCACAAATTATTAACAACTACGCGGCAAATATCGATTATCTGAAAAAGACGGCTAAAGGCGCAACGTGGTTAATGGGAATCAGTTATAATCACACCAATACAGATAACGATACCAAACAGGATAAATTGACAAAAGGAGAATTTATCATTGATCCAAACCAAACCAATCACTTCATTTATAAAGAAAATATACTTGGAATTTATCTTAACTATGAAAGAAAACTGACCGAGAAGATATCCGGAAAAATTGGAGCCCGCTACGAAATGACAAGAAGTACAGGTGATATTGTGGATAAAACAGGATTCGAAAGAAATTACAACAACCTTCTGCCTTACCTGAATTTAAATTACGCCATCAGTTCAGAACATAATTTGAGCTATACTTTTTCCAGCAGAATCAGAAGACCTAGATTCTGGGAGCTGAATCCTTCGAGAACCTACTTCACTCCTACCAATTATACGCAGAACAATCCATTTATACTGGCTTCCAAATATTATAATCAGGAGTTAAATTATATGTACAAGAATGCATTCTATGCCAATCTTAGTTTTAATATGGTGGAAGATGCAGCAGCTTCAGACCTGATTCCATTACAGGGAACGGTAACAGCTCCAAAAAAGGATGCTAAGGGGAAAATCATCAAGGATATCAAAGGAAATCCAATTATGGAAACTACAAGATTCTTAAGATATATCAGAACTAATTATGGTAAAAACAGAGAAATTGCTCTTACTCTTGGTATGAACAAATCCTGGTTCAAAGATATATGGACAACCAACTATTCTGTCAATTTAGGATATGTTACCTACAAAGGCGGAGTATTTGAAGATCCTACTTCCATGCCGGTTCCGGGAGAAACTGAAGTTGTAGATCCTTATATCATTGATGTTAAAAACTATAATATGTCTGCAACCTTCAATAATGTCATCAGACTGTCTTCTAAAAAGACTGGTTCCTGGGAGTTAACTACTTCTTCGCAAGCCAGACTGCCATGGAAGGAGGTATGA
- a CDS encoding NAD(P)-binding protein, giving the protein MLPFLQYCEKKVKALLLKITGTNHVLGHKLWAKDFPQFSEVIHTKYLIVGGGISGLSACRFFSQNNEKDYLLIEMENHLGGNSSNGQNSISKFPLGAHYLPLPNKENVEIIDFLKECKICLGTEKNGEPVLDEYQMTFPQQERLFYKNSWQNDIVPQRGISATTQQELNRFFKLMDELRIKKDSQGKYWFAIPVHDSSREDEVTKLEKIIFKDWLRENNYHSEELLWLLDYSCRDDFGLGIDYVSAWAGIHYFAGRKNNWSTKYKDQVFTWPEGNARLAKHFSKYTEEKHMPENLVFDVKINDKVEVLSFDNAQKRQKRSLLIKSCLHHHSL; this is encoded by the coding sequence ATGCTTCCCTTTTTGCAGTATTGTGAAAAGAAAGTAAAAGCTTTGTTATTGAAAATTACCGGAACAAATCATGTTCTCGGTCATAAGTTGTGGGCAAAAGATTTTCCACAATTTTCAGAAGTTATCCACACGAAATATCTTATTGTTGGTGGAGGAATATCCGGACTTTCTGCGTGCCGGTTTTTCAGCCAGAACAATGAGAAGGATTATCTTCTCATTGAAATGGAGAACCATCTGGGAGGAAATTCTTCCAACGGGCAAAATTCAATTTCAAAATTTCCTTTAGGGGCGCATTATTTACCCTTACCCAACAAAGAAAATGTAGAAATCATCGACTTCCTGAAAGAATGCAAAATCTGTCTCGGAACAGAAAAAAACGGGGAGCCTGTTCTTGACGAATACCAAATGACTTTTCCACAGCAGGAAAGATTATTTTATAAAAACTCATGGCAGAATGACATTGTGCCTCAAAGAGGTATTTCAGCAACAACACAGCAAGAACTTAACCGCTTTTTTAAGTTGATGGATGAGCTTCGCATAAAGAAAGATTCACAGGGAAAATATTGGTTTGCTATTCCGGTACATGATTCGAGCAGGGAAGATGAGGTTACAAAGCTTGAAAAAATTATTTTCAAAGACTGGCTCAGAGAAAATAACTATCATTCCGAAGAACTTCTCTGGCTGTTGGATTACTCCTGTAGAGATGATTTCGGATTGGGAATAGACTATGTTTCAGCATGGGCGGGAATTCATTATTTTGCAGGAAGAAAAAATAACTGGAGCACGAAATACAAAGACCAGGTTTTCACATGGCCGGAAGGAAATGCAAGGCTTGCCAAACACTTTTCAAAATACACAGAGGAAAAACATATGCCCGAAAATCTTGTCTTTGATGTAAAAATCAATGATAAAGTTGAGGTATTGAGTTTTGATAATGCTCAAAAAAGACAAAAAAGATCATTGCTGATAAAGTCCTGTTTGCATCACCACAGTTTGTGA
- a CDS encoding family 43 glycosylhydrolase — protein MRQYFLSLAIFLGMIVGAQQKTFCNPINIDYGYTPFEVFSKQGKHRATADPVIVNFKNKLFLFSTNQEGYWYSDDMLDWKFVKRKFLRDNKYTHDLNAPAVWAMKDTLYVYGSTWEQDFPIWKSTNPTKDDWKIAVDTLKVGAWDPAFHYDEDKNKLYLYWGSSNEWPLLGTEVKVKNLQSEGFVKPIIKLKPEDHGWERFGEYNDNVFLQPFVEGAWMTKHNGKYYMQYGAPATEFSGYSDGVYVSKSPLEGFEYQQHNPFSYKPGGFARGAGHGATFEDNYKNWWHISTIFISTKNNFERRLGIWPAGFDKDDVMYCNTAYGDYPTYLPQYAQGKDFSKGLFAGWMLLNYNKPVQVSSTLGGISPTMLWMKISKHIGVPKPEIPESGSRRI, from the coding sequence ATGAGACAATACTTTCTGTCATTAGCAATTTTTCTTGGAATGATTGTAGGGGCTCAGCAGAAAACGTTCTGTAATCCCATTAATATTGATTATGGTTATACCCCTTTCGAAGTTTTTTCGAAACAAGGAAAACACCGCGCTACAGCAGATCCGGTGATTGTTAATTTTAAGAATAAACTGTTTCTTTTCTCTACCAATCAGGAAGGATACTGGTACAGTGATGATATGCTGGACTGGAAGTTTGTCAAAAGGAAATTTTTAAGAGATAATAAGTATACCCATGATCTTAATGCTCCGGCGGTATGGGCTATGAAAGACACTTTGTACGTTTATGGTTCTACCTGGGAACAGGATTTCCCGATCTGGAAAAGTACAAATCCTACCAAAGACGACTGGAAAATTGCTGTGGATACTTTGAAAGTAGGAGCGTGGGATCCGGCATTCCATTATGATGAAGATAAAAATAAACTGTATCTGTACTGGGGATCAAGTAACGAATGGCCATTACTGGGAACAGAGGTGAAAGTAAAAAATCTTCAGTCCGAAGGTTTCGTTAAACCTATCATTAAGCTAAAACCTGAAGATCACGGTTGGGAGCGTTTCGGGGAATATAATGACAATGTTTTTCTTCAGCCATTTGTAGAAGGAGCTTGGATGACGAAACACAACGGGAAATACTATATGCAGTATGGAGCTCCGGCAACAGAATTCAGCGGATATTCCGATGGGGTTTACGTGAGTAAAAGTCCTTTGGAAGGCTTCGAATACCAGCAGCATAATCCATTTTCTTATAAACCCGGAGGTTTTGCCAGAGGAGCGGGGCACGGAGCCACATTTGAAGACAATTATAAAAACTGGTGGCACATTTCCACCATCTTTATTTCTACCAAAAATAACTTTGAAAGAAGACTCGGAATCTGGCCTGCCGGTTTTGATAAAGATGATGTAATGTACTGTAATACAGCTTATGGAGATTATCCAACTTACCTTCCACAGTATGCACAGGGAAAAGATTTTTCAAAAGGTCTTTTTGCCGGATGGATGCTGTTGAACTATAATAAACCGGTACAGGTTTCATCCACTTTAGGGGGTATCAGCCCAACTATGCTGTGGATGAAGATATCAAAACATATTGGAGTGCCAAAACCGGAAATTCCGGAGAGTGGTTCCAGACGGATTTAG
- a CDS encoding DUF350 domain-containing protein — MDNINFLPILNSVLYSFLGIAILLVCYFIIEKLTPEKTWHEIAQNKNIALAIVFGAFIIGISMIISAAIHG; from the coding sequence ATGGACAACATCAATTTCTTACCCATATTAAACTCGGTTCTTTACTCATTTTTAGGAATCGCAATTCTGCTTGTATGTTATTTCATTATTGAAAAGCTTACCCCGGAAAAAACATGGCATGAGATCGCTCAGAACAAAAACATAGCACTGGCTATTGTTTTCGGAGCATTTATCATCGGAATTTCAATGATTATAAGCGCGGCAATTCATGGATAA
- a CDS encoding TonB-dependent receptor domain-containing protein, translated as MKRIILSMAIVFGTCAFAQEKKADTAKTKNIEGVTITKQVFKKQSDRFVYDVAASPVAKGNTTFDLLKQTPLLSSTDDKTLKIAGKNNAIVYINGRKTNMDSESLAQFLKNTPAENIQKIEVITVPGSEYQVESSDGIINIVLKKKMSDGLNGNMRMSNTTNKYNGSQASFSANYRKGKLGVSASLSGGENIEAQTYTLRNGTAKTSNESTGDIDDPNKNIGGYLNIDYQLNDKSNLALSWNTWANKSYNSTVNLFNTIKTEDDTKYTWSKNKEDARSYNNSINLNYELKTDSLGSKLNVNAAYLNYKRFQFTDNRTYMSDANMGTGDMTTQVFQDLPQIINNFSGMVDYIQKFKNDLTISIGGNYNKTKTDNDSKNITYFFDPAKDPDPRPNHFIYDENIYGAYLTVEKKFSDKISGKIGARYEITNSLGTSDNAPTDALKRIERNYNNLLPYLSFNYAINDKNNISYSFSSRMRRPSFWEINPVKNILTDDNYTQNNPFVKASSTYNQELTYMFKNSYFLILNHSYIQDAITQVPLQGYPVSPDGTVGANPVLRYIRTNFGNKQEMSAMVGIQKSFFKQYWTTNFNIGVQHNINNGSLDVDPTTGDRFRNQDGKDIVYTNKTNSTSLLIQTNNTIRLDKKKTWFFGVNYFFVDKQQIELGLLKGLMSLDLSLKKMWNDWTFAVNVNDILNTNIVKIEDFQKNGNYNYIHQNRYNRSFTVSLTYNFGNQKVKKVRDIEGASDAIKSRTR; from the coding sequence ATGAAACGTATAATTTTGTCAATGGCCATCGTATTTGGTACTTGTGCATTCGCTCAGGAAAAGAAAGCTGACACGGCAAAAACAAAAAATATAGAAGGGGTTACCATTACCAAACAGGTTTTCAAAAAACAAAGTGACCGTTTTGTATATGACGTGGCCGCCTCTCCTGTAGCAAAAGGAAACACAACTTTTGATCTTCTGAAGCAGACTCCGCTATTATCTTCCACAGATGATAAAACATTGAAAATAGCTGGAAAAAATAATGCTATAGTCTATATCAACGGAAGAAAAACGAATATGGATTCTGAGTCTCTGGCTCAGTTCCTAAAAAATACTCCAGCTGAAAATATTCAGAAAATTGAAGTGATCACTGTTCCAGGGAGTGAGTATCAGGTAGAATCATCTGATGGAATCATCAATATCGTTTTAAAGAAAAAAATGAGTGATGGTCTCAACGGAAATATGAGAATGTCTAATACCACCAATAAATACAATGGAAGCCAGGCCAGTTTCTCTGCCAACTACAGAAAAGGAAAACTGGGAGTAAGTGCAAGCTTAAGCGGTGGTGAGAATATTGAGGCTCAAACTTATACTTTAAGAAACGGTACTGCCAAAACTTCTAACGAATCCACAGGAGATATTGATGATCCTAATAAAAACATCGGCGGATATCTGAATATTGATTATCAGTTGAATGATAAAAGCAACTTAGCTTTATCCTGGAACACATGGGCGAATAAAAGCTATAATTCAACCGTCAATCTTTTCAACACCATCAAAACAGAAGATGACACAAAATATACCTGGTCCAAAAACAAAGAAGATGCAAGATCTTACAATAACTCAATCAACCTAAATTATGAATTAAAGACCGATTCTCTAGGCAGTAAACTTAACGTAAATGCCGCATATCTTAATTATAAAAGGTTTCAGTTTACAGACAACAGAACGTATATGTCTGATGCGAATATGGGAACCGGAGATATGACGACACAGGTATTCCAGGATCTTCCTCAGATTATCAATAACTTCTCCGGAATGGTAGATTATATTCAGAAATTTAAAAATGATCTGACCATTTCAATAGGAGGAAATTACAATAAAACCAAAACAGACAACGATTCTAAAAACATTACTTATTTTTTTGATCCCGCAAAAGATCCGGATCCAAGACCCAACCACTTTATCTATGATGAAAATATCTATGGTGCTTACCTTACCGTAGAGAAGAAATTCTCAGATAAAATCTCAGGAAAAATCGGGGCGAGATATGAAATTACAAACAGCTTGGGAACTTCAGACAATGCGCCTACCGATGCTCTTAAAAGGATTGAGAGAAATTACAATAACTTACTTCCTTATCTGAGTTTCAATTACGCCATCAATGATAAAAACAATATTTCGTACTCTTTTTCAAGCAGAATGAGAAGACCCAGCTTCTGGGAAATTAATCCTGTAAAAAATATTTTAACGGATGATAACTATACGCAGAACAACCCTTTTGTAAAAGCTTCGTCTACTTACAATCAGGAACTTACCTATATGTTTAAAAATTCATATTTCCTGATTTTAAACCATTCTTATATTCAAGATGCCATCACTCAGGTTCCGCTGCAAGGATACCCTGTTTCACCGGATGGTACGGTGGGCGCCAACCCTGTATTGAGATACATCAGAACCAACTTTGGAAATAAGCAGGAAATGTCTGCCATGGTAGGAATTCAGAAGTCATTCTTTAAACAGTACTGGACAACGAACTTTAATATCGGAGTTCAGCATAATATCAACAATGGAAGTCTTGATGTGGATCCTACCACAGGAGACCGGTTCAGAAATCAGGACGGTAAGGATATTGTTTACACCAACAAAACCAATTCTACCAGTCTTTTGATTCAGACCAACAACACCATCCGTCTTGACAAAAAGAAAACATGGTTCTTCGGCGTTAATTATTTCTTCGTAGACAAACAGCAGATTGAGCTTGGATTGCTGAAAGGTTTAATGAGCTTAGACCTCAGCCTTAAGAAAATGTGGAATGACTGGACCTTTGCGGTGAATGTAAATGACATACTGAATACCAACATTGTAAAAATTGAAGACTTCCAGAAAAACGGAAATTACAACTACATCCATCAAAACCGTTACAACAGAAGCTTTACGGTAAGTCTTACTTATAATTTCGGAAACCAGAAAGTGAAAAAGGTAAGAGACATCGAAGGGGCATCAGACGCTATTAAAAGCAGAACAAGATAA
- a CDS encoding polyamine aminopropyltransferase: MDKKRIPLELLLLFSVFVIATCGLIYELVAGALASYLLGDSVKQFSFIIGVYLFSMGVGSYLAKFIKGNLIDKFIEIEILVGIVGGISSVVLFILFNTLAHFESVLYLFVFFTGCLVGVEIPLLMNILKDRVQFKDLVSNVFAFDYIGALLASILFPLVLIPKLGIVKTPLFFGLINISIAIFLCYYLTKELSKPLSLKVKSIAAFTFLLGLFFFSDTILSYSEEKLYGENVVYTKSSPYQRIVLTRNTHEFRLYLNNNLQFSSTDEYRYHEALVHPAMSMAKNVDNVLILGGGDGFAAREVLKYKDVKKVTLVDLDGEMTQFFKTNETMRRLNQNSFSNPKVEIINKDAYIWVKDSKKKFDVIIIDFPDPSNYSLGKLYSLQFYKELEKLTTLDTKIVVQTTSPYFAPKSFWCIEKTINQIFPFTAAYHTYVPSFGEWGFSMASFEPVNNRVYRKLPGLKYYDYNFSQMAYFNKDMKVKDVEVNRLDNQILVRYFDEEWGKVQ, encoded by the coding sequence ATGGATAAGAAGAGGATTCCTCTTGAGCTGCTTTTATTGTTTTCAGTATTCGTCATTGCTACATGTGGATTGATTTATGAGCTGGTGGCCGGAGCCCTGGCGAGCTATCTTTTAGGAGACTCTGTAAAGCAGTTTTCTTTCATTATCGGGGTATACCTCTTTTCAATGGGAGTGGGTTCCTATCTTGCAAAATTCATCAAAGGAAATCTTATTGATAAATTCATTGAGATCGAAATCCTTGTAGGAATTGTAGGAGGAATCAGCTCTGTTGTGCTGTTTATTTTGTTTAATACCCTGGCACACTTTGAAAGTGTTCTATACCTTTTTGTCTTTTTCACAGGCTGTCTCGTTGGAGTGGAAATACCCCTTTTGATGAACATTCTGAAAGACAGAGTACAGTTTAAAGATTTAGTTTCAAACGTCTTTGCATTCGATTATATTGGAGCCTTACTGGCATCAATTCTTTTTCCTTTGGTTTTAATTCCGAAATTAGGAATTGTAAAAACACCTTTATTTTTTGGGTTGATTAATATCTCTATTGCAATATTCCTATGTTATTATCTTACAAAGGAATTATCAAAGCCTTTATCACTCAAAGTAAAATCTATTGCAGCATTTACATTCTTGCTGGGACTTTTCTTTTTCTCAGATACCATTCTGTCTTATTCTGAAGAAAAACTATATGGTGAAAATGTAGTCTATACCAAAAGCTCACCCTATCAAAGAATTGTTTTAACGAGAAATACCCATGAGTTCCGTCTGTATTTAAATAACAACTTACAGTTTTCATCCACCGATGAATACCGCTATCATGAAGCCTTAGTTCATCCCGCAATGTCGATGGCAAAAAACGTTGATAATGTCCTGATTTTGGGAGGTGGTGATGGGTTTGCAGCCAGAGAAGTATTAAAATACAAAGACGTTAAAAAAGTAACGCTTGTAGATTTGGATGGTGAAATGACCCAGTTTTTCAAGACCAATGAAACCATGCGCAGACTGAACCAAAATTCTTTTTCCAATCCTAAAGTAGAAATCATCAATAAAGACGCTTACATTTGGGTAAAAGACAGCAAAAAGAAATTTGATGTCATCATCATTGACTTTCCGGATCCATCCAATTACAGCTTAGGAAAATTATATTCTCTGCAGTTTTATAAAGAACTGGAGAAGCTGACAACGCTTGATACCAAAATTGTAGTGCAGACTACCTCTCCGTATTTTGCTCCGAAATCATTCTGGTGCATTGAAAAAACAATCAACCAGATTTTTCCTTTCACAGCAGCATATCACACCTATGTTCCGTCTTTTGGAGAATGGGGATTTTCTATGGCTTCGTTTGAACCTGTCAACAACAGAGTCTACAGAAAGCTTCCCGGCTTAAAATACTATGATTACAACTTTTCACAGATGGCTTATTTTAATAAAGATATGAAAGTGAAAGACGTAGAAGTTAACCGTCTGGACAACCAGATATTAGTCCGTTATTTCGATGAAGAGTGGGGGAAAGTACAGTAG